In the Hyphomonadaceae bacterium BL14 genome, one interval contains:
- a CDS encoding M48 family metallopeptidase, which produces MITRTIRLGERELAYTLARSARRRTIGLKVGPDGLSVVLPHRASASEADRAVRERAGWILDRLDKQARRVIAPPLQGVDGEPIGWLGGVLTLRVTPHDRARTALAHLGDHLDVRVDAGLEPDLRAATIRRALSRWRREQALALMTPKVAGYAQALKAPRPSVRVREQASRWGSCSADGSIRMNARLIAYDEALIDYVCAHEACHLLEMNHSGRFYRLLDQIMPDHRARRMRLRETDPPGAAF; this is translated from the coding sequence ATGATCACCCGCACGATTCGTCTGGGCGAGCGCGAGCTTGCCTACACTCTCGCCCGCTCCGCGCGCCGGCGCACGATCGGGCTGAAAGTGGGTCCGGACGGGCTGAGCGTCGTGCTGCCTCACCGCGCCAGCGCCTCGGAGGCCGACCGGGCCGTGCGCGAGCGGGCAGGCTGGATCCTCGACAGGCTGGACAAGCAGGCAAGGCGGGTCATCGCGCCGCCTCTACAGGGTGTCGATGGCGAGCCCATTGGCTGGCTGGGCGGCGTCCTGACCTTGCGCGTCACGCCCCATGACCGCGCCCGAACGGCGCTGGCGCACCTTGGCGATCATCTGGACGTGCGGGTTGATGCGGGGCTGGAGCCGGACTTGCGCGCGGCGACCATACGCCGGGCGCTGTCACGCTGGCGGCGCGAGCAGGCGCTGGCGCTGATGACCCCGAAAGTGGCCGGTTATGCGCAGGCATTGAAGGCCCCGCGGCCCAGCGTGCGGGTACGTGAACAGGCCTCGCGCTGGGGCAGTTGTTCTGCAGACGGCTCGATCCGCATGAATGCGCGCCTGATCGCCTATGACGAGGCGCTGATCGATTATGTGTGCGCCCATGAAGCGTGTCATCTTCTCGAGATGAACCACTCGGGGCGCTTCTACCGGCTGCTGGATCAGATCATGCCCGATCACCGGGCGCGCCGCATGCGCCTGCGCGAAACCGATCCGCCAGGTGCGGCGTTCTAG
- a CDS encoding amidohydrolase family protein, with the protein MIRLFAALAALCALAAPSAADTPVTIIHAGTLIAAPGDARPRTSASIIVEDGRITAVEDGFITREGAQIIDLSTRWVLPGFIDSHVHITSQQGPDRRLATFSESSADRALQGAEYARRTLLAGFTTVQDVGADMEAVRALQRAINQNMVPGPRLRISGGAVTPTGGHGDINGWSVEVMRAYGSPYACNGAADCARAVRQLVQEGADMIKITATGGVLSSTGAGVEVQFFEEELRAIVEAATMMGRRVTAHAHGVTGINAFLRAGGHSIEHGTFLDAESIRLFRSNNAVLVPTVMAGEWVTQQADAGWMTPFQRAKALEVGPRMLDMLRQAHRGGVTIAFGTDSGVSAHGDNAREFELYVEAGLTPMEALRTATITAARHLGLENETGRIAPGLSADIIALDADPLEDISAVWQVGFVMARGDIHTAP; encoded by the coding sequence ATGATCCGTCTGTTCGCTGCGCTGGCAGCTTTGTGCGCGCTGGCCGCGCCATCGGCTGCCGACACGCCCGTCACCATCATCCATGCCGGAACCCTGATCGCGGCCCCTGGCGATGCGCGCCCGCGCACCAGCGCCTCCATCATCGTGGAGGACGGGCGCATCACGGCCGTGGAGGACGGCTTTATCACGCGCGAGGGCGCGCAGATCATCGATCTCTCCACACGCTGGGTGCTGCCGGGTTTCATTGATTCCCACGTCCACATCACCTCCCAGCAGGGGCCTGACCGGCGCCTGGCGACCTTCAGCGAGTCCAGCGCCGACCGGGCGCTGCAGGGTGCGGAGTACGCCCGGCGCACGCTGTTGGCCGGCTTCACCACCGTTCAGGATGTGGGCGCGGACATGGAGGCGGTGCGCGCGCTGCAAAGGGCGATCAACCAGAACATGGTCCCCGGCCCGCGCCTGCGGATTTCCGGCGGCGCAGTGACACCCACAGGCGGCCATGGCGACATCAATGGCTGGAGCGTGGAGGTGATGCGCGCCTACGGCAGCCCGTATGCCTGCAATGGCGCGGCCGATTGCGCACGCGCCGTGCGCCAGCTTGTCCAGGAAGGCGCGGACATGATCAAGATCACCGCCACGGGCGGGGTCCTGTCCTCCACCGGCGCGGGCGTGGAGGTGCAATTCTTCGAAGAGGAGCTGCGCGCCATTGTCGAAGCCGCCACCATGATGGGCCGGCGCGTCACCGCCCACGCCCACGGCGTGACGGGAATCAATGCCTTCCTGCGGGCAGGCGGGCACTCTATCGAGCACGGAACCTTCCTGGACGCTGAGTCCATCCGCCTTTTCCGCAGCAACAACGCCGTGCTGGTCCCCACCGTGATGGCGGGCGAATGGGTGACGCAGCAGGCCGATGCTGGCTGGATGACACCGTTTCAGCGCGCCAAGGCGCTGGAGGTCGGCCCGCGCATGCTGGACATGCTGCGCCAGGCCCATCGCGGCGGCGTGACCATCGCCTTCGGGACCGATTCCGGCGTTTCGGCTCATGGCGACAATGCCCGCGAATTCGAGCTCTATGTCGAAGCAGGCCTGACGCCCATGGAGGCCCTGCGCACGGCCACCATTACCGCGGCGCGCCATCTGGGACTGGAGAATGAGACCGGCCGCATCGCACCGGGCCTGTCCGCTGACATCATCGCGCTGGACGCCGATCCGCTGGAAGACATCTCGGCAGTATGGCAGGTCGGCTTCGTGATGGCCCGCGGGGACATACATACCGCGCCCTGA
- a CDS encoding flagellar basal body protein: MSLNGIIGSALSGLQAAQLGMRTASNNVANVNTPGYARSELLQTSRSSAGMGAGVTVEGINRVSDIYLTSAAMRASSDAAASKAIAGALDRLQSQFGATDDAGSLFGRMNQIMASLGAAAADSADRVSRLSAASDLQSFFDEASRLSAEVRVMRDESDQRIGTGVNRANEILRELEALNAQAQTLTANASDVTGTLNRQSELMDELSVLMDVRGERQPDGRLFVRTQDGVGLIDNARLVLEYTPAGTGAYGVEYGRITAQVSTSGAISDITPSIRSGELRGLMDLRDTELPSIAGALAEMTAGAADALNAAHNDSAAYPPPNTLEGRNTGLLASDVVTGSGQAELAVVTGDGALVQRVSVGVTATGFTVNGTPAASVGDFVAALNTAFGGNATASFAGGRLTLTAGDPAHGVAAFQNAADPASIGGRGLSHFFGLNDLIDSPRPGFFETGLTATSAHGLAPGGELGFSILTPDGRRAAQVTVPVAGTSVQDQINALNNPATGLGQYGQFSLDGDGRLNFQAAPGYQNFTIDLTRDSTQRTTTGLSFSQLFGLGDAARMTRSESFSVDPAVRSDSSRLAFARLDLDAGTVPGDLVLSQGDSRGGQALFNALTEKRRYAGAGGLVGGMASPVEYAARLAGDVGARAARADRNETAAAAVKQAANAKRSDVEGVNLDEELARMTLYQQAYNAAARLMQASKEMTDTLLNMV; the protein is encoded by the coding sequence ATGTCGCTCAACGGGATCATCGGCAGCGCGCTCAGCGGCCTGCAGGCTGCGCAGCTGGGCATGCGCACCGCTTCGAACAATGTCGCCAACGTCAACACGCCGGGCTATGCGCGCTCCGAACTGTTGCAGACCTCGCGCAGCTCCGCAGGCATGGGTGCAGGCGTCACGGTCGAGGGAATCAACCGGGTATCCGACATCTATCTGACCAGCGCCGCCATGCGCGCTTCGTCCGATGCAGCGGCATCCAAGGCGATCGCCGGTGCCCTCGACCGGCTGCAATCGCAATTTGGTGCCACGGATGATGCCGGCTCGCTGTTCGGGCGGATGAACCAGATCATGGCCTCGCTGGGTGCTGCCGCCGCTGACAGTGCCGACCGGGTGTCGCGCCTCAGCGCGGCATCTGATCTGCAGAGTTTCTTCGACGAGGCGTCACGCCTGTCGGCCGAGGTCCGCGTGATGCGTGACGAGTCCGACCAGCGGATCGGGACCGGCGTGAATCGGGCCAACGAGATTCTGCGCGAACTGGAAGCCCTGAACGCCCAGGCCCAGACACTGACCGCCAACGCCTCCGACGTTACCGGCACGCTGAACCGGCAGTCCGAACTGATGGATGAGTTATCGGTTCTGATGGATGTGCGCGGCGAGCGTCAGCCGGACGGACGCCTGTTCGTGCGCACCCAGGACGGGGTCGGGCTGATCGACAATGCCCGTCTCGTGCTGGAATACACGCCCGCCGGGACAGGTGCCTATGGTGTGGAGTACGGGCGCATCACCGCCCAGGTGTCGACTTCCGGTGCCATATCCGACATCACGCCGTCTATCCGGTCGGGTGAATTGCGCGGGCTGATGGATCTGCGCGACACGGAGCTGCCGTCCATCGCCGGGGCGCTGGCCGAAATGACCGCCGGTGCTGCTGATGCGCTGAACGCCGCCCACAATGATTCTGCTGCCTATCCGCCGCCCAACACGCTCGAAGGGCGCAATACCGGGCTGCTCGCCAGCGATGTCGTGACCGGGTCCGGACAGGCCGAGCTGGCTGTGGTCACCGGCGATGGCGCACTGGTCCAGCGCGTCAGCGTCGGCGTGACAGCCACCGGCTTCACCGTCAACGGTACGCCCGCTGCCAGCGTGGGCGATTTTGTCGCCGCGCTGAACACCGCCTTTGGCGGAAATGCGACAGCCAGCTTTGCCGGCGGACGCCTGACCCTGACCGCTGGAGATCCCGCTCACGGAGTCGCGGCATTCCAGAATGCAGCCGATCCCGCCTCTATTGGCGGGCGGGGCCTGTCGCATTTCTTCGGGCTCAATGATCTGATTGACTCGCCCCGGCCCGGCTTCTTCGAGACCGGCCTTACGGCGACCAGCGCGCATGGCCTGGCACCCGGTGGGGAGCTGGGCTTTTCCATACTGACGCCGGACGGCCGGCGCGCGGCTCAGGTCACGGTTCCGGTCGCGGGCACCAGTGTCCAGGACCAGATCAATGCCCTGAACAATCCCGCCACCGGCCTTGGCCAGTATGGCCAGTTCAGCCTGGACGGTGATGGCCGCCTGAACTTCCAGGCCGCGCCGGGCTATCAGAATTTCACGATTGATCTGACGCGCGATTCCACCCAGCGCACCACAACGGGGCTGTCCTTTTCCCAGCTGTTCGGTCTTGGTGATGCGGCACGCATGACCCGGTCTGAAAGCTTCTCGGTCGATCCGGCTGTGCGCTCGGATTCCTCACGGCTCGCCTTCGCCAGGCTGGACCTTGATGCAGGCACGGTGCCCGGCGATCTGGTGCTCAGCCAGGGCGACAGCCGCGGCGGGCAGGCCTTGTTCAACGCCCTTACCGAGAAGCGCCGTTATGCCGGTGCCGGAGGACTGGTCGGCGGCATGGCCAGCCCGGTGGAATACGCGGCACGCCTGGCCGGCGATGTGGGTGCCCGCGCCGCGCGCGCTGATCGCAATGAGACCGCCGCAGCCGCGGTCAAACAGGCCGCCAATGCCAAGCGCTCGGATGTGGAGGGCGTCAATCTCGACGAGGAGCTCGCCCGCATGACGCTCTACCAGCAAGCCTACAACGCCGCAGCACGCCTGATGCAGGCGTCCAAGGAAATGACCGATACCCTGCTCAACATGGTCTAG
- a CDS encoding flagellar hook-length control protein FliK codes for MPLAAVIHSSPAPGTAAVRTGSAGAPDGAGAAAAFDALLGNVVPADERAAGGVRMPRGEAAPGGEGSQSEGAPFTAQQDVHLGAGLVTMDRVSEEGLEQVSVPLHEREQGPAATSEDMAAEAKPDAVQTVTAPGPAPSGTADGEAAQMDAGRAAGVRDRGAEDAAQKPVDAAGLTGIPDAQQVETLETKSIPAVHKAEAAETAAIPDAELVKTPEATAMPDVDTAETPDVTAMPEAQDAAVTDGADLPPAGGEGRAEALAPARDEAVPPAQAVDLPPQPDGNPATGSATAIEPETVPQPASPAQAPAAELVSNAASVRRESEPRRAVQGGDAGKAGDEPAKPAQSGAKVQEPAAAPPAAPAKTGAPDLPLPLRSADAFQALLQAQTRPSAEAAAPRAGELSLDPTGDTGLRSSSDRAAEFLRTSGPTPPGATPRFAPQTVQTLAAQIVRRQTEGGRVFDIRLDPPELGRVGVRLEMGKDQMVKAMLSAERPDTLQELQRTARELERALADAGLNLAENGLSFSLGGERGERDAQGFDAPRSARSVVEIDVARPGAPLTALYGFALARAAGLDIQA; via the coding sequence ATGCCGCTTGCGGCCGTCATTCATTCGAGCCCGGCACCGGGCACCGCCGCGGTCCGCACGGGCAGCGCCGGCGCGCCTGACGGTGCGGGCGCGGCCGCGGCGTTCGATGCACTGCTGGGCAATGTTGTGCCGGCGGATGAGCGTGCTGCCGGCGGCGTGCGTATGCCCCGGGGCGAGGCGGCACCGGGTGGCGAGGGGAGCCAGAGCGAGGGCGCGCCCTTCACGGCGCAGCAGGACGTGCACCTCGGTGCCGGGCTGGTCACCATGGACAGGGTGTCCGAAGAGGGCCTAGAGCAGGTTTCGGTGCCGCTGCATGAGCGGGAGCAAGGTCCGGCGGCCACCAGCGAGGACATGGCAGCCGAGGCTAAGCCGGACGCTGTCCAGACTGTCACAGCGCCCGGACCGGCGCCGTCCGGGACCGCGGATGGCGAGGCGGCGCAGATGGATGCCGGGCGCGCTGCGGGCGTGCGTGACCGGGGCGCTGAAGATGCCGCTCAAAAGCCGGTCGATGCAGCTGGCCTGACCGGGATACCGGACGCGCAACAGGTCGAAACACTCGAAACGAAATCGATACCGGCCGTGCACAAGGCCGAGGCAGCCGAAACAGCTGCCATCCCGGATGCCGAACTCGTCAAGACACCCGAAGCGACGGCGATGCCGGACGTGGATACTGCCGAGACACCGGACGTGACGGCGATGCCGGAGGCGCAGGACGCCGCCGTGACTGATGGCGCTGATCTGCCACCGGCTGGCGGAGAGGGCAGGGCTGAGGCGCTGGCACCCGCCAGGGATGAGGCTGTACCACCCGCGCAAGCGGTTGATTTGCCGCCTCAGCCGGACGGCAATCCAGCGACTGGCTCTGCAACCGCCATTGAACCCGAGACGGTCCCTCAGCCTGCCTCGCCCGCGCAAGCGCCGGCTGCTGAACTGGTTTCAAACGCGGCATCGGTCCGCCGCGAGAGCGAGCCGCGCCGCGCCGTCCAGGGCGGCGATGCCGGCAAAGCAGGCGATGAGCCGGCCAAGCCGGCTCAATCCGGTGCCAAGGTTCAGGAGCCGGCCGCCGCCCCGCCGGCGGCCCCGGCCAAGACCGGCGCACCGGACCTGCCCCTGCCGCTGCGCAGCGCGGACGCTTTCCAGGCGCTCTTGCAAGCCCAGACCCGGCCTTCCGCCGAGGCCGCAGCACCGCGCGCCGGTGAATTGTCCCTCGACCCGACCGGCGACACCGGCCTGCGCAGTTCGTCCGACCGCGCTGCAGAATTCCTGCGCACCTCTGGACCGACGCCGCCGGGGGCCACGCCACGTTTTGCACCTCAGACCGTCCAGACCCTGGCTGCCCAGATCGTGCGCCGCCAGACCGAGGGCGGGCGGGTGTTCGATATCCGGCTTGACCCGCCCGAGCTGGGCCGGGTCGGTGTGCGCCTTGAGATGGGCAAGGATCAGATGGTCAAGGCCATGCTGAGCGCCGAGCGGCCCGACACGCTGCAGGAGCTCCAGCGTACAGCGCGTGAACTGGAGCGCGCGCTGGCCGACGCCGGGCTGAATCTGGCCGAGAACGGCCTGTCTTTCTCCCTCGGCGGCGAGCGTGGCGAGCGCGATGCGCAAGGGTTTGATGCGCCGCGCAGCGCGCGCAGCGTTGTCGAGATTGACGTGGCGCGTCCCGGTGCGCCGCTGACCGCGCTGTACGGTTTCGCCCTGGCCCGCGCCGCGGGTCTGGACATTCAGGCATGA
- a CDS encoding flagellar hook assembly protein FlgD yields MTLDLNPIGQILPGMNGASDSGLAAGNLADNFDTFLRLLTQQLQNQDPLNPMDSQEFVNQLVQFSSVEQQIAQTRSLDALLAMQSASAVMSASGYVGRDVTLATDTAELAGNEARWSYSLDRNAQGADLVVSDRNGRVVATLPGETGAGSHELLWNGKDMAGNTLAPGLYKLEVVARDAQGERITSSVRVSGRVTGVDLSGPEVRVELGAVSAPFANVIAVREARG; encoded by the coding sequence ATGACGCTTGATCTCAACCCGATCGGCCAGATCCTGCCCGGCATGAACGGGGCGTCTGACAGCGGTCTGGCCGCTGGCAATCTGGCGGACAATTTCGACACGTTTCTGCGCTTGCTGACCCAGCAGCTGCAGAACCAGGATCCGCTCAACCCGATGGATTCACAGGAATTCGTCAACCAGCTGGTTCAATTCTCTTCGGTGGAACAGCAGATTGCACAGACCCGTTCGCTTGATGCCTTGCTGGCCATGCAGAGCGCCAGCGCCGTGATGTCGGCCTCGGGTTATGTCGGACGCGACGTGACTCTGGCGACCGATACGGCGGAGCTGGCCGGGAATGAAGCACGCTGGAGCTACAGCCTGGATCGCAACGCCCAGGGCGCTGACCTGGTGGTCAGCGACCGCAACGGGCGCGTGGTGGCGACCCTGCCCGGCGAGACCGGGGCGGGCAGCCATGAACTGCTCTGGAACGGCAAGGATATGGCCGGCAATACGCTGGCGCCGGGCCTCTACAAGCTGGAAGTCGTGGCGCGTGACGCACAAGGCGAACGTATTACGTCGTCGGTGCGCGTGTCCGGCCGGGTGACCGGTGTGGACCTGTCCGGCCCCGAAGTTCGTGTTGAACTGGGTGCGGTGAGCGCGCCCTTCGCCAATGTCATCGCCGTGCGTGAGGCGCGCGGCTGA
- a CDS encoding flagellar hook-basal body complex protein, with translation MSINSAMITGASGLLANSSALAAISDNIANVNTTGYKRVATIFTPNYKIGGGGDARYASAGVTSNSRLDINSAGILNPSSSPTDLAIDGNGFFVVRPVATSNTGTDSVLFTRSGAFQTDSSGFLRNDAGMYLYAWPVSADGTVNQNPSNLDQLEAINLSNIGGAAEATSSIRINANLQASQAVSPAAATYDAADPAFNMASGTVTPDFQRTIQVFDSQGGVRSITLSLLKSPTANQWFTELHVEPAADVSTGAGLNNGQVATGIVAFDTNGQINPGASTLPTSLNFLASDFAGVLGANQVQWAAATGVGAQTVSLDLGTAGAPGGITQFDSPSTLNSTTVDGAIFGSFAGVEVSPDGFVSARFSNGVVRQIYQVPVATVANPNGMASVGGASFQVTENSGAFTMNAPGRGASGTIASNSVENSNVDIATEFSQLIITQRAYSASSRIITTADEMLAEAIQMKR, from the coding sequence ATGTCTATCAACTCGGCTATGATTACGGGGGCGTCGGGCCTGCTCGCCAATTCTTCGGCGCTGGCGGCGATCTCCGACAACATCGCGAACGTGAACACCACCGGCTACAAGCGGGTGGCCACCATCTTCACGCCCAACTACAAGATCGGCGGCGGCGGAGACGCGCGCTATGCTTCTGCCGGCGTTACCTCCAATTCGCGCCTTGATATCAATTCAGCGGGAATTCTCAATCCGAGCTCCTCGCCAACGGATCTGGCCATTGACGGCAACGGCTTCTTCGTCGTGCGTCCGGTCGCGACGTCCAATACCGGCACGGACTCCGTGCTGTTCACCCGGTCAGGCGCGTTCCAGACCGACAGCTCGGGCTTCCTGCGCAATGATGCCGGCATGTATTTGTATGCCTGGCCGGTGTCGGCGGACGGGACGGTGAACCAGAACCCGTCCAATCTCGACCAGCTTGAGGCGATCAACCTGTCCAATATCGGCGGTGCGGCGGAGGCAACCTCGTCTATCCGCATCAATGCCAACCTGCAGGCCAGCCAGGCGGTTTCGCCTGCCGCAGCGACATATGACGCGGCCGACCCGGCCTTCAACATGGCCTCGGGTACCGTCACGCCGGACTTCCAGCGCACGATCCAGGTGTTTGACAGCCAGGGCGGGGTGCGTTCGATCACTCTGTCCCTGCTCAAATCGCCCACTGCCAACCAGTGGTTCACGGAGTTGCATGTTGAGCCGGCCGCGGACGTCAGCACCGGGGCGGGTCTCAATAACGGTCAGGTCGCCACCGGAATCGTGGCGTTCGATACCAATGGCCAGATCAATCCGGGTGCCTCGACCCTGCCCACGTCGCTCAACTTCCTGGCTTCGGACTTCGCCGGCGTTCTGGGTGCCAATCAGGTCCAGTGGGCCGCGGCGACAGGCGTGGGTGCCCAGACGGTCAGTCTGGATCTGGGCACGGCGGGCGCGCCGGGCGGCATCACCCAGTTCGACAGCCCGTCGACGCTGAATTCCACCACAGTGGACGGGGCGATCTTCGGGTCGTTCGCCGGGGTGGAAGTGAGCCCGGACGGGTTCGTTTCAGCGCGCTTCTCCAACGGTGTTGTGCGCCAGATCTATCAGGTCCCGGTTGCAACTGTGGCCAATCCCAACGGCATGGCCAGTGTGGGCGGGGCCTCGTTCCAGGTGACCGAAAACTCCGGTGCCTTCACGATGAACGCCCCTGGGCGCGGTGCCTCAGGCACGATCGCGTCCAATTCGGTGGAGAACTCCAATGTCGATATCGCCACCGAGTTTTCCCAGTTGATCATTACCCAGCGGGCCTATTCGGCCTCCTCGCGCATCATCACCACGGCAGACGAAATGCTCGCTGAAGCCATCCAGATGAAGCGCTAG
- a CDS encoding DUF1153 domain-containing protein — translation MERRAKKENYVIGPDGSPLTVADLPSPETQRWVIRRKAEVVAAVRGGLLSLDEACDRYSLTVEEFLTWQRAIDRHGLAGLRTTRIQHYRQ, via the coding sequence ATGGAACGTCGAGCGAAGAAGGAAAACTATGTGATCGGGCCGGATGGCAGCCCGCTCACAGTGGCCGATCTGCCGAGCCCGGAGACCCAGCGGTGGGTGATCCGGCGCAAGGCCGAAGTGGTCGCAGCGGTCCGCGGCGGGCTGCTCAGCCTTGACGAGGCGTGTGATCGCTACAGCCTGACAGTGGAGGAATTCCTCACCTGGCAGCGCGCGATCGACCGCCATGGCCTGGCCGGGCTGCGCACCACCCGGATACAGCACTATCGCCAATAG
- the fliF gene encoding flagellar M-ring protein FliF, giving the protein MGIGRLSLIFGLTAGVALALILLLVNPGSGSQALLYSGLEARDAASVAERLEGAGIPYELRDGGSAIYVPAAQVDQARLRVASGGALSFGSVGYEIFDSNDGIGATSFVQNVNARRALEGELARSINAISAVSGARVHLVLPERRLFSREQQEPSASVVISVRGQLSPGQVSTISNLIATAVPGLSPSRITIADDQGRLLASPSDGDTFGGVAIEERRTGLEAALRQRILDVVEGVVGPGAARVVVTAQVNRESLTETRLEFDPNLQVEVSREVQSEETSEPAGRQGAVSATENQPGADEPAAGPGEMATSRRSTNVRNFENSRTTSTRVVEAGELQRLAVSVVVDERSVRGEDGAPVFEPRTEEEMERIRALVAAAAGMDVRAIDGERHVLEVAQMRFSRPDLLAGTPAPEGFRMERADIMRAAELAVIALMGLLIIFLVARPLVRGAIGGGSAVAGPGDAAVLPGRAGQAQIAARPGSDGGALLPGSDEDEERIDVAHIDGQVKKSSVRKVAALIEQHPDETMSILRTWMHESA; this is encoded by the coding sequence TTGGGAATTGGCCGCCTGAGCCTGATTTTCGGGCTGACCGCCGGCGTAGCGCTGGCGCTCATCCTGCTGCTGGTCAATCCGGGCAGCGGATCCCAGGCGCTGTTGTATTCCGGGCTCGAGGCGCGAGACGCGGCCTCGGTGGCCGAGCGCCTGGAAGGGGCCGGCATCCCCTATGAGCTGCGCGATGGCGGCTCGGCAATCTATGTGCCCGCCGCCCAGGTCGATCAGGCGCGCCTGCGCGTGGCGTCGGGCGGCGCGCTGAGCTTCGGTTCTGTGGGATATGAAATCTTCGATTCCAATGACGGTATCGGTGCCACCAGCTTCGTCCAGAACGTCAATGCGCGCCGGGCCCTGGAAGGCGAGCTGGCGCGCTCCATCAACGCCATCAGTGCGGTGTCGGGCGCGCGCGTGCATCTGGTCCTGCCTGAACGCCGCCTGTTCTCGCGCGAGCAGCAGGAGCCGTCGGCCTCTGTGGTGATCAGCGTCCGCGGACAGCTGTCACCAGGCCAGGTCTCCACCATCAGCAACCTGATCGCCACGGCCGTGCCGGGCCTGTCACCGTCGCGAATCACCATCGCTGACGATCAGGGCCGGCTTCTTGCCAGCCCCAGCGACGGCGACACGTTCGGCGGCGTGGCTATTGAAGAGCGCCGCACCGGTCTGGAAGCTGCCCTGCGCCAGCGCATTCTGGACGTGGTTGAAGGCGTGGTCGGCCCCGGCGCTGCGCGCGTGGTGGTCACGGCGCAGGTGAACCGTGAAAGCCTGACCGAGACCCGGCTGGAGTTTGATCCCAATCTGCAGGTGGAAGTGAGCCGCGAGGTTCAGAGCGAGGAAACCAGCGAGCCCGCCGGGCGCCAGGGAGCCGTGTCCGCCACCGAAAACCAGCCTGGTGCCGATGAGCCTGCCGCCGGGCCGGGCGAGATGGCCACATCGCGGCGCAGCACGAATGTGCGTAATTTCGAGAACTCGCGGACCACCAGCACCCGTGTGGTCGAGGCCGGCGAGCTGCAAAGACTGGCCGTGTCGGTGGTCGTCGACGAACGCTCGGTGCGGGGCGAGGACGGCGCGCCGGTGTTCGAGCCGCGCACCGAAGAAGAGATGGAGCGGATTCGCGCGCTGGTGGCCGCCGCGGCGGGCATGGACGTGAGGGCCATCGATGGCGAGCGTCACGTTCTGGAAGTGGCGCAGATGCGCTTTTCGCGGCCGGACCTGCTGGCGGGAACCCCCGCGCCTGAAGGCTTCCGCATGGAGCGCGCTGACATCATGCGCGCCGCCGAGCTGGCCGTGATCGCCCTGATGGGCCTGCTGATCATCTTCCTGGTGGCGCGCCCGCTGGTGCGCGGCGCAATTGGCGGCGGGTCCGCCGTGGCCGGTCCGGGCGATGCCGCTGTGCTTCCCGGCCGGGCCGGGCAGGCCCAGATCGCCGCAAGGCCGGGCTCTGACGGCGGGGCCCTTCTGCCAGGCAGCGACGAAGACGAGGAGCGCATTGATGTCGCCCACATTGATGGCCAGGTGAAGAAATCGTCGGTGCGCAAGGTCGCCGCTCTTATCGAACAGCACCCGGACGAGACCATGAGCATTCTGCGCACCTGGATGCATGAGAGTGCGTGA